TATCAGTTTGGAGCCTCGAGGTGGGGTTTCTTATTGGCTATCGCCGAAGCATCGTTTTTCGGCAGCCATTAGCCTGCACCGAATGGCTCAACCCCTCACCACTTATACTTTTAAATCCGAAAAACCGGATACTAATATTCAGAATATCAACCTGCGTTTCACACAAGCCGTTCACTATATTATTGGTTATGAATGGTTTCCAAAAGCAAGTTGGCAATTTAAAATAGAAGGTTATTATCAGGATATTTCTAAAGTTCCCATAAGTCCCTATAACTCCCCTACCCGATTTGGGGCTTATTCCTTATTAAACGCCGGCGTTAGCTATGGCGGAGTATTCACCCAATATTACTTGATAAGTCAAGGGAAAGGAAAAAATTATGGTATCGAGATTTCCCTGAAAAAGAATCTTTCTCGAAATTATTATTTCTTGGCAAATACTTCTTTGTTTAGATCATTATATCAAGGCCAAGACAGAATCTGGCGAAGCACATCATTTGATAATAAGTTTGTAATCAACATTTTAGGGGGATACGAATTTAAAGTTAATGCTAAGGTTAGTTTTGATATTAACGTAAAATATGTACTTGCCGGAGGCCGGCCTTATACCCCTTACGATGAAACTCTTTCTGCCTTCATGCAGTTGGGAATCCCTGATTATGAGCAATATTTGGCGAAAAGATACCCAAACTATGAGCGTTTTGATGCCAGAATTAGCAGTAAAATTAATTTAAAGAAAACATCTATCATGATATTTTTCAGTGTTGAGAATATTTTCAACCGAAAAAATATCCTCGATGAATACTATGAATATAAATCGAAGCAAATAAAGACACAATATCAGTTGGGTTTTTTCCCCGTAGGCGGGATTCGGGCTGAATTTTAACTTAATCCCAAGGATGTGGCTGGAAAAGCAAATATCCTACATGTAGAAAAACTCGAAAGTTATTTGGCTTGTTATCATAATAATTGATAAAAGCACCGATTGGCCCCATCGGGGTATTGTAGGTTACTCCGGCAGAAGCTAATGCCCTTGGTCTTAGTAGTTTATATTGAATTTTTAGGTTATTGGTTTCATCTTGAACGATGCTAAAAAAAGGCTGAAATAGATGCCCTTCAATTCGGAGAGTTAGTTTTTTATTCAGATAATAAGCTAATTGAATACCTCCGGCAGCATAGCCCCGCGAGGAATAGCTGGGTAAATACAATACTGGAGTATCCTGAAATGGGGCATATCTTGGAGAAAACAATATTGTTGATTTTGAGTTAAACTGGCTTGGTAGGCCGGAATAAGCGGCTTCGGCAACTATACTTGGGCGGAATTTCCACTGCGGATCTACGGAGCGTTGTACTTTAATGTGCCCTTGAAACCATTGATGCCATACTGATTGCTTATTTTGTAGCGCAGAACCCGGCTCAAAGGCTTCATGGAAAGTATTTAAGCGAAAACTTGCATAAAAATACCCTCCTTGGTCTGGATACATCTTGTTGTTGAGCGTGCTTCGCTCTATGATCGCAAATAATGTATTCCCCGAAAACTTACTTAGGTCAGAAGAATCCGAGTTGTAAATAATATCATCCGCAAAATAACGATTGGTAAGCTGCTGAACAGCAAAACCAACGGTCAATTTAGAATACTTTTTTAGCGGAATACCTACTTGTAATTTACTTTCTAAGAGCGAAAAGTTAATATCTGCTTTGTTGTTTGGTGAAAATATCCCTGAAGTAACTTTCTGAAAGAAAGACTGATACGCCGTATTTTCGATTTCTCCAAAAAATAGTAGTTTAGTCGGGATGGTAATCCTGCCTCTGATTTTGGCATAATTTGCAAAAGAGCCACGCCCTAAGGTTGCATAAGCGTTGTACTTTAGATATGAAATATCGGTGTACATAGCCCCTATCTCTAACTGGTGGTCAATTGGGGTGAAGAATGTGCCTCCAAATTTGAGTGTTAGTTTTCGTGCAGGCAAAACGGATATTGATAAATCGTATTTACCCAGTTCTGGCCGGTAAATTAGCTCTGGAAAGCCATAATAGCTTCCGTCATCTTTGAGGCGGTAATAGGCTTTTCTCAGTTGATCATAGCTCAGTGTGTCGTTTTGGTGCTTCAGCAATGCTCTTAGGTGAAGTAACTGTGTTATGTATTTTTCCTCCCATTCTTTAACTCCTCTGATT
This genomic window from Bacteroidia bacterium contains:
- a CDS encoding patatin-like phospholipase family protein yields the protein MKVNYNLRLDFWVMFVIALTNLVYAQRVGLVLSGGGSRGFAHIGVIKALEEANIPIDYVAGTSMGALVSAFYAAGYSPKEMSDLAASPNIQIWTANDLPAQEQLFFLREKPDNTFLSVPISFRSKTQIGPEYILPDFAINMALNDLLSPATSACQGNFDSLFVPFRCMATSLVERRAFQIKDGSLPFAVRSSIAVPYLFSPVSNARYKNNYDGGIINNFPVREMISEFKPDIVIGCHVDSPEPSQEEIEEKTNFFTYLKSLAVDKETYHKMPSNGIFIQPDLGNMSFTDFSNPMFAVQRGYEATKACIEDIRQAITARSDSTELAQKRKIFREKEKQLVINDIEIRGVKEWEEKYITQLLHLRALLKHQNDTLSYDQLRKAYYRLKDDGSYYGFPELIYRPELGKYDLSISVLPARKLTLKFGGTFFTPIDHQLEIGAMYTDISYLKYNAYATLGRGSFANYAKIRGRITIPTKLLFFGEIENTAYQSFFQKVTSGIFSPNNKADINFSLLESKLQVGIPLKKYSKLTVGFAVQQLTNRYFADDIIYNSDSSDLSKFSGNTLFAIIERSTLNNKMYPDQGGYFYASFRLNTFHEAFEPGSALQNKQSVWHQWFQGHIKVQRSVDPQWKFRPSIVAEAAYSGLPSQFNSKSTILFSPRYAPFQDTPVLYLPSYSSRGYAAGGIQLAYYLNKKLTLRIEGHLFQPFFSIVQDETNNLKIQYKLLRPRALASAGVTYNTPMGPIGAFINYYDNKPNNFRVFLHVGYLLFQPHPWD